A single window of Liolophura sinensis isolate JHLJ2023 chromosome 6, CUHK_Ljap_v2, whole genome shotgun sequence DNA harbors:
- the LOC135466718 gene encoding uncharacterized protein LOC135466718 yields MATSVCQDSICVEAEESSSAPAVSTQDDEAMILPASSRLRMHRSAVRPFFCCGSELSLVSITDQDELPCQDKPTVSSSCPEPDLQTNGLSACAEVLLSSHSDEGSFPEGKSSRDRSLRKKSVEGFSRKMARKSWAVKLRGKLPKRLKNGEDHGNLAASGSGMEVSCTCTAYRQTDGQPVLYCYGAASSDNGPLPIPTTFGGLDTDQPTKSKGTKGKGRAKPKAHNGAGQTGVSASTMFKAWIGVDTSDAESVDDMSLVQCKEQGAVDKSRRVSLDSKNLLYSCNGGTLFTPAFQKQCTISGPWPQSVGAGVGESSVDASEEENQYSDVASLGPRAPYVSVHSQVDYVHCLVPDLACITNCSFYWGVMDRYEAEKLLENKPEGTFLLRDSAQDEFLFSVSFRRYGRSLHARVEQFNHKFSFDSHDPGVFATDTVCGLIEHYKDPSCCLFFEPMLTLPLNRSFPFSLQHLCRSIIVSANTYDGITQLPLPNSLQGYLRYYHYKHKVRVRSLETQCCW; encoded by the exons ATGGCCACCA GTGTCTGTCAGGACAGTATTTGTGTGGAAGCAGAAGAGAGCAGCTCAGCTCCAGCGGTGAGCACACAAGATGATGAGGCCATGATTCTGCCAGCATCCAGTCGGCTGAGAATGCATCGGTCAGCTGTACGGCCATTCTTCTGCTGTGGGAGTGAGTTGTCTCTGGTCAGTATCACTGATCAGGATGAGCTCCCCTGTCAGGATAAACCCACAGTGAGCAGTAGCTGCCCAGAACCAGATCTACAGACTAATGGATTAAGCGCATGTGCAGAGGTTTTGCTGTCCAGTCACAGCGATGAAGGCAGTTTCCCTGAGGGCAAGTCAAGTAGGGACCGCTCCCTGCGGAAGAAATCTGTTGAAGGCTTCTCTCGAAAAATGGCTCGTAAGTCATGGGCAGTTAAACTGAGAGGGAAACTACCAAAACGCCTGAAGAATGGAGAGGACCACGGGAACTTAGCGGCATCCGGGTCAGGGATGGAAGTTAGCTGCACATGTACAGCGTACAGACAAACTGATGGACAACCAGTACTGTATTGTTACGGGGCAGCATCCTCAGATAATGGACCTCTACCTATACCAACAACATTTGGAGGACTGGACACTGATCAACCCACAAAATCAAAAGGTACCAAAGGTAAAGGGCGGGCAAAGCCAAAGGCACACAATGGTGCAGGTCAAACGGGCGTTTCCGCATCCACCATGTTTAAGGCTTGGATTGGCGTTGATACATCAGATGCTGAATCTGTGGATGACATGAGTCTTGTACAATGCAAAGAACAAGGTGCTGTGGATAAGTCACGCAGAGTAAGTCTGGACTCAAAAAACCTGCTTTATTCCTGCAACGGTGGGACGCTTTTCACCCCTGCTTTTCAGAAACAATGTACAATATCTGGTCCATGGCCCCAGTCTGTGGGAGCTGGGGTAGGGGAGAGCAGCGTTGATGCCTCAGAGGAGGAGAATCAGTATTCTGACGTGGCCAGTCTAGGTCCTCGTGCACCATATGTGTCTGTACACTCACAGGTGGACTATGTTCATTGTTTGGTTCCAGACTTGGCGTGTATCACTAACTGTAGTTTTTACTGGGGTGTTATGGACAGATACGAGGCAGAAAAGCTGCTAGAGAACAAACCTGAGGGTACTTTTCTGCTGAGGGACAGCGCCCAGGATGAATTCCTCTTCTCTGTCAGCTTCCGGCGTTATGGTCGCTCGTTACATGCCCGGGTAGAACAGTTTAACCACAAGTTCAGTTTCGACTCACATGACCCAGGTGTTTTTGCCACAGACACCGTTTGCGGTTTGATCGAACACTACAAGGACCCAAGCTGCTGCCTGTTCTTTGAACCCATGCTTACTCTGCCACTGAACAGGTCCTTTCCCTTCAGCTTACAGCACTTGTGTCGATCTATTATCGTGAGTGCCAACACATATGACGGCATCACTCAGTTACCTTTACCTAATTCCCTACAGGGTTATCTACGGTATTATCATTACAAGCACAAGGTCCGGGTGCGAAGTCTGGAAACTCAGTGTTGTTGGTAA